The Phycisphaerae bacterium genomic interval GCCGGTTGTTCCCGGGTCACGATTCACCAGCCAGAGCGTCCAGCCGGTCTCGACCACCAGGAGCGAGAAGTAGAACACTGCCACAAAGGCGGCTAGCGGCACCGCCCGCCAAGGCCCCAGGCTCATGGCCGCCAACGTCACCGACGCCACGATCAGGAGTCGGATTGCCGTGGCCGCCGCGACCGCATGCGGCAGCCAGCACCTGGCCCGGCGATCGGCCCAGGCGACGGGTACAAGCCCTATCCAGCACGCCAGGAGATTGAGTCCAGCGGCAAAGACAATCAGTGTGGTTCCCCACCCCAAGGTCCAATGGGCGCCCACGAAGGCAGCACCGCCTCCGATGGCCAAGACCACGGCGGCCGAAATCAACACGAGTCTGATCAAGACCGCTGCTCCGGGCTATCGTTCTTCTTGGGCTTACCGCGGCTCGAAAGCCTGGGCCGGCTCAGGTCGTTCATCATTCGCATGCCTTCCTTGGCCAGCCAGTAGATCCCGCCGGTTACCCCGATCGCCGCTCCAATCAACACGCCCCACGGGCCACAATGCCATCGTTCGTCGGCCTTGTACCCGAAGTACACGAACACGGCAACTACCCCGGCAAACTCGAAGCCAAGACCGGTCCACTTCAGGTGTCCTTGACCGCCCGAGTCGTTATTCTCCATGTCGTGCTCGCGCGGGAGTTTAGATCGCTGTCGTCCGCTCGTCAAGTCGGCAGAACGAGCGGACGAACTTAAGGAATTCGGACTTACCGGGCGGGCCATGTGGGAGCCCCGCAACCACGTCCGGATAGCGCTCCACACATCCGGCGGTATTGCGGGGCTCCTGGCGGCTTCGATCGTCCTTGTCCTCTCCTCGGAAGTGGCCGTCCATCTGGCTGGCAGACGGCTCGGCACACCCGCTCGAAGGACTCCTTTCCGTCAAGACGAATGATCGTCCGACACCCGAATCAGGCCTCGGCCTGAGCCAAGAGGGGTGGACGACGACGACGACGACGCTTCTTGGGGGCTCCGGGGATCCGGACCTCGGGGACTCGTGGCTTGGCAGTGACCGCGAGGTGCAACGCATCGACGGCCGTCTCCGCGTAGATGTCGGCGTTTACTTCCTTCCACAGACCTTCGGCCCGCTCAAACACCCCACCAGAGATCATGATGTTCATTGTGGGGTTGACACCCACCTCGCGGATCAGATCGATCAGCCGACGGACTTCCGGCACACCGGAGGGCTGAGTTCCGAAGACCAGGAGGATGTCGGGACGCAGTTGTCCGGTCAGACTCATGATTTCGTCGTTGGGCACCCCGCCACCGACGAAGAAAACATCCCAGCCGTCGGCTTCGAACAGGTCGGCGCACATCTGGGCACCAAGCTCCTCGGGTTCGCCGTTCGCGCAGGTAATGACAATCCGTTTGCCAATCGGAGCTTCCTTAGACAAATAGGCTTGGAGTTGATCGGCCACGAGGCGATTGATGCGTGTGGCCATGTGTTCCGTCGCCTGATTGATGCGATCCTGGCGGTAGAGTGCGTCCACGTGCTGCATGGCGGGCCAGATCACTTTCTTGTAGACGCCGCGTGGTTCGAGACCCGAGTTCAGCGCTTCCGCGAGGACATCTCTGCACTCTTGACGACGGCCAGCCAGTAACGGGGAGAGGAACCTCTCGAGCAACCGATCCGATTTCATCTTCGGCTCCCGCAGGCGGGCGGCACCGACAGGGAGCCTGCGCCGTGCACAAGCCTCCGCCCTTGCCGTCCCATTCCACCGCATCATGCTTGGAAAGGAGTCTTCCCGCCTGGAAGTGATCAAACCCGCCGGTTGCTCCGCCCCGGCTATCCCTTGGTCCCACCAGCTGGCTGCGTGATCGCTGCCAGCATTCTTATCCTTCTCATTTATCCTTTTATAAAGCTTCGTCTGTCAATCTGGGAAATCTGGTTACTCTGGCGAAAATGATATCGGCGCTGTCGAAAAAAAAACTTGAGGGTGTCTCATGCTTTTTTCCCTATCTGCCGCTCGGCGCGGCCGGCAAACGATGATGTCCGATAAGGTCTCGTGCGGATGTGGTCTCTCGCTTGGTTTGTGCTTCGGCGGCGGCATCAGCCATCAGTGTCTGTATACTGCGGGCCAGGCGATTCCGAATCCACTCCAGTGCAAGCTGGTCGGGCGCGACCCTACTTGAGGTTGGGCCTCGTCGCATGTGCCGTTGCCACGGTCCCCTTTTCTCTCCGCGGCGTCCGATACGTCGTTGTGTCTTTACCCGTAACGACTTAGCGTCGCTACTTTGACTTCCCCTGACGCGACGTGATAATGGGGAGCCGGTATCGCCTCACACCGTGAACCGGGTCTGGACGGCAGCCAGCGAGCGAAAACCCTGGGGATGTCCTTGATGGCGTAGAGATGGCGTAGAGATCATGCCGACCTTCCTGAAACGAAAGTACATGCGTGGCCGGCCTTCGCTGCTGGAGCGGGCCCTTGGGGCAGGCACGTTGGCGACACTGGCGATCATCGTGATTTCGTTTCTGCTGACGGGTGGCTGGTTTGGCGGCGGGGTTGCCCAACAGGCCTTGGTTGCGGGTGCAAAGGCCGTTCTCGGTGTGCCGACCGAACCTCTTTTCACCGTCAAGCCGGGCAATCAGAAGACCGCGTCCCCTCCCCTTGGGGTGCGGGTGGGCGAGACTCTTCTCCCCGAGCGTGTAGGCGAGTTCAAACGAGTGCCCACGATCCTCGGCGACAGCACGCGAGGCTGCGAGGCCATTTCACTGGCCACCTCCGACTGGCGCAAGGGGAACGATCCAGAGGTCTCCGGCAAACCGGGCGTCGATGGGGGTACGGCCAAGACTCCATCCCAGGAGGAAATGGCCTTAACCGAATCCGCAGCGGCGAGCGGCGGGCTCTGGCTGTATCGCGGAAGTTACGCGGGCGGACGAGGGCAGGATGACGACGTGGCGGCGTTCATCGTCGACATGGGAGTTCCCGACAGGGCTCGGGAGTGGTGCCGAAGCAGGAAGCCCGCGGACGGTTCAGTCCTGTCACTGGGTCGGGAGGGCTGGAAGAGCGCTGACGGCCGGAGAATCGGCTTCTGGGCCGGCAGGTACTGCACCGAACTCGCGTCGGCAGCATCCGCGATCCAGGCCAGGGAACTGAGCGACATCGCGGCCGCTCTAGCCGGCCGGCAGCTTGTCTACGGCGGCGAGCACTTCGCCCCGGAGACCGCAGCCGGGGCTGGCAGCCAGAGCCAGCCGGCCGTGGCCGCGTCCCAGTCTGCCGGGCAGAGGCCGCCCGGCCGGGCCAGGTTCGCCGACCCGGGCGATCCGACGATCACCTTTCCGACGCGGTTCGAACGCTACACCGACAATCTGTACGAGAAGATTAACGGGCGCGAGGGACAGTACCGCTCGTTCAACTTTGTGGAGCTTCGCTTCGCTCAGTACGTGGACACCCGCGGCCAGCAGGCGTTCGACACTTACCTGTATGACATGGCGGAGCCGGTGAACGCCATGGGCATCTACATGGTTGAACGGAGCCCGGATGCCAAGCCGATTCCGCTCGGCCGTGAAGGATACGTCTCCGGCAGCTCGGCTTACTTCTGGAAGGGCCAGTACTACATCAATGTGCTCGGTCCTGCGGAAGGCAACGCCCATGCCTCCGACATTGCCCTGCGGATTGCCCGGGCCATCGCCGAGACCATCGCCGACGACGGCCAGCCGATGTGGGCGAACAAACTGCTGCCCACGCAGGATCGGCTGTCCGACTCGCTCACCTACGAGGCCACCAGTGCCCTGGGATACGACTTCCTCGGACGGCTGTTCAAAGCCAACTACAGGACTGGGGAGACGACGTACCAGGCCTTCCTGATCAAGGCGGACAGCCCGCAGGCCGCGGCCGATCTGTTCAAGAAGCTTGCGGAGGCAACGGCCAAATATGACCAGGTCGTCGCCCGCCAGCCGTCGGCCGGTGGCGAGACCTTCGTGGGTCAGTCGCTCGACGTGTTCAGCGTGTGTTTCCACAAGGGTGTGTACCTGGGCGGGATCCTGGAGTGCGAGGACCAGGCTCTGGCCGCGAAGAAAGCGGCGGAGCTGCGGGACGGGCTTTCCGCGGAAGGCGAGAGATGAGGAGGAACGGTCGGCGATCAGCGGTCGGTCAGAGGGCGAGACTGCGGTGCGTTTTTGGCAGAGGGAGAGACGGAACGAAGGCGTGATAAGTCGTTGTGATGCATGCTGAGGAGGGAACTCCCGCTGAGCAGCGACAGTTTGTCAGTCGAGTCATTCGATGGGTCGTGAACACGGACAATCGGGAGGCGGGGCTGGGGTGGCGACCTGGACGCGCCGGGATCTGCTGATTCGCGGGGGGCAGGCGGTCCTGCTGGCCGGGGCGGCTGGGGCAGCGGCTTACCATCTGCACGATCCGCGAGGAGACGCGGAGCTGCAGCCACCCCAGGCCATCACGCTCAAGGACTACTTCGCCCCGGTGGGTTTTTCCCCGGCGGCTCCGCGGATCTCCGCGGCGTATGGCAAGGCGGAGTTGCTGGGCAGCATCGATCATGTGCGCACGATGGTGCAGGCGGCGGTGGGCGGGCTCGATGCCAAGGGGCTGGCCCGGTTTATCAGTCGGGGCGACGTGGTGCTCATCAAGCCCAATGTCGGTTTTGACCGCGGGCCGCTGATGGGGGCCACGACCAATCCGCTGGTCGTACAGGCGGTCATTCAGCTCTGCCGTGAGGCCGGGGCAGGTCGTGTTCTGGTGGCCGACAACCCGATTGAGAACCCCCCCGCCTGCTTTGTCAAGAGTGGGATCCAGGCCGCGGCCCAGGCCGCTGGGGCCACGGTTCTCATTCACGCCGGGGCCTACGATGCCCCGGTGCAGGTCCGAGCCGGCACGCCGGATCCGGAGAAGCACGAGTCGTTGGGGACCTGGCCGATTTTCTGGAGACCCTTGCAGCAGGCCGACAAGGTGATCGGCATCTCTCCGATCAAGGATCACAATCTATGCCATGCATCGATGTCGATGAAGAACTGGTACGGCCTGCTCGGCGGGCGGCGTAACCAGTTCCACCAGGCAATTCACAACATCGTCAGTGATCTGGGCTTCATGATGAAGCCGACGCTGGTAGTGGTCGACGGCACGCGGGTGATGATGCGGAATGGCCCGACCGGCGGTCGGCTGGACGACGTCAAGGTCGGGGGCGTGGCCGGGAATCCGGCGGTCGTGGCCAGTGTCGACCAGCTGGGCTGCGACTCGTGGTGCGTGGAGAACCTCCTGGGCCGCCAGGCCGGGGCCATCAAGTACCTGGAACTGGCCTGGCAGAAGTTCGGCCAGGACCCGACCCGGCTGGCCGCGCCACACTGGCACGTGTACCGAGACCAGGGGAAGATCGCCAGCGTGACCGTGTGAAAAAGCCCGGAGTGATGAGGAATCATGCTGAGAGAAGAGTGGTCAGCGGTCAGCAGTTAGCGATTGGTGGAGGCGCCCGCCTGCCCCCACCATGACGGGGAAAGGGGAGCGCCCTGACCATTCTGAAACTCTGTCTGTTTCGACGATTTGGTTTTTCGACGTTTTCCCATGCGTATTACCACCGTTCGCATCATCGTGCAGGCGATCGTGATGGCCCTGTTTCTGACGTTCGTGTTGACCACGACGTTCACCCGCCTGGATCACTTACCCGCGTTGAAGTTCTGGCTGAGCAAGTTCCTGGAGGTTGATCCGCTGGTGGCGATCGCGACCGGTCTGGCGACCCACACGCTGTACAAGGGACTTGGCTGGTCGCTCATTCTCCTGGTGCCCACGCTGTTTCTGGGTCGTTTCTTCTGCAACTGGATCTGTCCCTACGGCACCATCCACCACTGTGTCGGCTGGCTGTTCAACGGCCGAAACGCCAAGCAGAAGATCGAATCCAACCGCTACCGAAGACTGTTCCAGGTCAAGTATCTTATTCTGACCGCGATGCTGGTGGCAGCCGCACTCGGCACGCTGCAGATCGGCCTGCTTGATCCGATCTGCCTGCTGCACCGGTCCTTCACCGCGTCGCTGCTGCCGGCCATGAACCTGCCGGAACCGCTGGCCAAGCACTTCGGCGACGCCAAGTTCCACCAGTTCAGCTGGGCCGTCGGCTTTCTTCTCCTGCTGCTGGTGGGCATGAACCTGGCGATCCCGCGCTTTTTCTGCCGGGTGCTCTGTCCCCTCGGGGCGACGCTGGGCATCCTGAGCCGTTTTTCGCTCTGGCGGATCGAGCGCGATCCGGCCCGGTGTACAGACTGCGACATGTGCCTGCAAAACTGCGAGGGAGCCTGTGATCCGCAGACTCATCTGCGCAAGAGCGAGTGCTTCGTGTGTTTCAACTGCATCGAGGACTGCCCGCACGATGCCCTGCGTTTCGCCTTCCTGCCGACCAGGAAGCACGAGGTTGCCGGACCCGCCGTCCCCGGTCGCCGGGCGGCGCTGGCCGCTCTTGTGGGCCTGTTGTTCTACCCCTTCAACCGCCTTTCGGGCAAGACCACCAAGGACTTCTCCGCCAAGGTGATTCGACCGCCGGGCTCGGTGGAGGAGATCGAGTTTCTCAAGCGCTGCATCAAGTGCGACCAGTGCATCCGGGTCTGCCCGACGAACGTGCTCCAGCCGGGCTTTTTCGAGGCTGGGCTGGAGGGTCTGTGGGCGCCGGTGATGAACTTCCGCATGGGCTTCTGCCAGCTGAACTGCACCGCCTGCGGCCAGGTCTGCCCAACCGGAGCGATCCAGCAATTGAGCCTGGAGCAGAAGCTGGGTCTCAAGCCTCACGAACAGCAGGGACCGGTCAAACTGGGGACCGCCCATTACGACCTTGGCCGATGCCTGCCGTGGTCGAAGAACATCCCGTGCGTGGTCTGCGAGGAGGTTTGTCCGACCTCTCCCAAGGCCATTCACTCGGAGTACGGCCGGCTGTTGATCCGGGACGGCAGGAAGCAGGTTCGCTCCGCCACCCCGACCACGGTGACGCTGGCCCAGGAGCCACCGCCGGGGCAGCCGGTCGGCGAGCCTTGTGTCTTCCGGCCGGGCGAGTATCGCGGCGACCAGACCACGACCTACCACGTGCAGATCCTTCGCCCCGACGGGACGACCGAGGCCCATCGGATCATCAACAATGACGCGGACACGCTGCAGATCGGCGAGGCCGATCCGGCCACGGGCGAGAGCATCAATGGAGCCCGATTCAGCAGGGTCCCCGTTCCGGGCCAGCTGGTCGGCATCCATCTCGAGTTCAAGCTGCCCAAGATCGATACCCGTTTGTGCATTGGTTGCGGGCTGTGCGAGTACCACTGTCCGGTGGCCGGTGACCACCGCGCAGTCTATGTGACCGCTGAAGGCGAGACGCGATCCCAGAGCTACATGCAGGAGAACCGCAACCGGTCGCTGCTGTTGAACAAGACATGATCCGGTTGTTGGCCCGCCCTGGCCGCTTGACGGGGCGGCAAGGCTCACATGATCAGATTCGGGTTGTTACCCTGGGGGGGTGCGTGTCGAGTCTATGGTCAGCCGAGCCATCCGGTAATCGGCGGACCAAGCCCGGCTGGGAACGTGTACCGCGAACCTTATCGGCCCGGCGGTGGTACCAGAATATGTGGTCGGACGCCGCTTGACATACAATCGTATCGTACGGTAGGTACGGAAGTCGGCAGTTGAAAGGACTCGAATGCGTACGATCGCCCACGTGACACATGAAGCCGTGCACAAGGTCGGGGGCATCGGAGCCGTCCTTGAAGGACTCTTGACCAGCGCCCCCTACCAAGCCGCCGAACAGCGCACCATCCTGATCGGTCCGCTCTTCGTGACCGAGGACGGCGCAAAAGGCCGCTTGGGCCCGGACGGGGAGGTCCTGTACAGCAGCATCGATCACCTGCCGGCGCACCCGGTCGGCGAGGCCCTGGATCGCGTGCGACGCGAGTTCCATGTGCAGATGGTCTATGGCCATCGACGGTTCTCCAACCCCCACACCGGCGCCAAGGTATCACCCGAGATTCTGCTCATCGATGTGGCCCGCATGGATCTGACCAAGGTCAATCAGTTCAAGGCTGGCCTCTGGCACGCGTTCGGAATCGACTCGACCCGTTACGAGTCCTCATGGGAATACGACCTGTACGTGAAGCTCGGTCCGCCGGCGATCGCCGCCCTGCACGCCCTCGGCGCGGTCGGCGGCAACAACGAGTGCGTCATTCTCGCTCACGAGTTCATGGGCATGCCCACCGCGCTGGCGGCAATCATGGACCCGAGCCGGGCGTTCCGCACCGTTTTCCATGCTCACGAAGTCTCGGCCATGCGCCGGATCGTCGAGAGCCATCCCGGCCACGACGTCTCCTTCTACAATGTGCTCTCAACGGCCATCGAGCGGGAACGCTATGTCAGCGACGTTTTCGGAAGCCAGGACGGGTACTACCGTCACGCCCTGGTCAGTGCCAGCCGGCACTGCGACAAGATCTTTGCGGTCGGCGACGAAGTGGTGAAGGAATTGCGGTTCATCGGTGCGCCCTTCGCCAGGGCCGCGATCGACACCGCCTACAACGGCATTCCCTCGCAGCAGATCGGCCTGGCCGAGAAGCGAGTTAGTCATGAGCGGATGAAGGCGTATGCCCAGACGCTGCTCGGCGATCGGCCGGACTACATCTTCAGCCACGTGACCCGCACGGCGCCGAGCAAGGGGCTGTGGCGTGATCTTCGCGTTCTTGAACGCCTGGAGCCCCTGTTCCGCGCGAGAGGGAAGACGGCCGTCATGTTCGTGCTCTCCACCGAGGTGCCGGCGCGGCGGCCGCAGGATGTTCTCTCGATGGAGCGATGGTGGCGCTGGCCGGTTGCGCATCGCGAGGTTGATCCCGACTTGTCGCACGGCGAAGCCCTCTTCTACCAGGGCGTCCAGGAGTTTAACGCCCGGGCTCGCGCCATCAAGGTGGTTTTCGTCAACCAGTTTGGCTGGTCGCAGGCCGTGTGTGGCTCGCGCATGCCGGCCAACATGGACATGCTCGATATTCGCCGGGGCACGGACCTGGAGTTCGGCCAGTCGATTTACGAGCCGTTCGGCATCGCCCAGCTCGAACCGCTGACCTACGGCGGCATCTGTGTGCCCTCGAACGTCTGCGGTTGCGTGGGCTTCGTCGAGGAAGCCACGGCCGGTGGGGATCATCCCAACGTCATCATCGCCGACTACTGCCACTTCGACGGCCAGCCCCGGGATGAAGCCGGGTGGTTGTCCATCACCCGCGAGGAACGTGATGCCCACGAAGGGTGCGTGGCCGAGCGGATTGCGGCGGAGATTATGCAGCGGCTGCCCGAGAATGAGCAGCAGGTCGAGCAGCTCATGACCAGCGGCTACGAGCTGGCCCGGCAGATGAGCTGGGACGTCGTGGCCGAGCAATACGTGCTCCCGGGCATTGAGTCGATATGCCGGCGCAAGGGTCTGAAGGTACATGCGGCCTAACAGGCTGCCAGGGGCCGATGGACGCCACGATTCTCACGTCACCTCCGGGCGCCCACCGCCCTCTCCGCTTCCCGTTCTCGCCCTGAAAGAGAATCGCCTTGACCGGCGTCGTGCACGCCTCGGCGTTGCAGCATGCCGCGGCGGGGCTTACGATACTCGGCATGAGAATCGCGGTCATCGGTTCGGGAGCCGTCGGGTGTTTCTATGGTGCCCGGCTGGCGCGATGCGGGCATGATGTCCGCTTTCTCATGCGCCGCGATCTGGCCGCCGTGCGTCAGCGCGGTCTCAGCATCAGGAGCCCGCAAGGAGGCTTTCACCTCCAGGCAGCCGCGTTTGGCGATTCCGCCGAGATCGGACCGGTCGATCTGGTGCTCTGCGCCCTGAAGGCCACAGCCCTGGACGTGGCCGAGGGCCTGATCCTCCCGTGCGTCGGGCCGGCAACACGGATCCTGGTGATGATCAACGGCTTCAACATCGAGGAGCGGTTCGCCGGCTGGTTCGGACGAGAACGCATCTTCGGCGGGCTGGCTTTCGTGTGCATCAACCGCGGCGAACCGGGCATCGTGAACCACATCGACTACGGCCGGGTCATGTTCGGCCACCTGCTCGACGACCTCCCGCTGGCCCGCGAAGTCGCCGGTCTGTTCGCCGAAGCAGGCATTGAGACGATCGTCGCCCCGTCGCTGCGGCAGGCCCGGTGGGAGAAACTGATGTGGAACATTCCCTTCAGTACGGTGGCGGTCAGCGCCGGGGGCGTCACCACGCGCGAGATCATGAACGATGAGAACCTGCGCCGGCTGACCATCCGACTGATCGTGGAGACCGGCACTGCGGGAAACGCCGACGGCTGCCGGATCGATGTCGATGGCCTAACGCGGAAGATGATTGACGACACCGGCTCGATGGGGCCCTACCGCCCGTCGATGCTGATCGACTACCAGACGAAGCAGCCGCTGGAGGTCGAGGCCATCCTGGGCGAGCCCGTCCGCCGGGCCAGGGAGCTGAATGTCCCGGTCCCGACGATCGAAACGCAGTACGCCCTGGTGTCGTTCCTCGATCGGCTGAACCGAGGTGAAATCCGGACATGACCGGCGATCGCCAGGCGACGGAGTTCCTGGCAGCCACATGGACCCCCTGGTCGATGACAGCCCGAGACATGCTCGATCTCAACCAACTACCGTATCTGACTTCCGACGTTCCCGGCATCGGCGGCACGCTGAGAACACGCCGCGAGGACTTCGTCGTCGACGAGGTGCCTCTTTACGAGCCTTGCGGCCAGGGAACGCACGTCTACTTCCGTATCCGCAAGATCGGCATCCCGACGCTGAAGGCGGTGCACGAAATTGCCCGTGCTCTCGGCGTACCTTCACGGGAGATCGGCTTTGCGGGGATGAAGGACGCCGACGCGGTCACAACCCAGACGCTGAGCATCGAGCACGTGGATCCGGGGCGCATTGAATCGCTGGCCGTGCCGCGCATCCAGATCCTGGGCGTGGCCCGTCACGGCAACAAGCTCAAGCGCGGGCACTTGGCCGGCAACCGGTTCACGATCAAGCTCCGCGGCGTGGACGGCGGGCGGATCGGTGACCTTCAGAAGTTGCTGGAGGTTCTCGGCCGGCGCGGCGTGCCCAACTACTTCGGCCCCCAGCGCTTCGGCGTTCGCGGCGACACGTGGCAGATCGGCCTGGCCATGCTCCGCGGTGATTACCCCGAGGTGGTGGCCTGCATGCTCGGCCGTCCGGGACCCCACGACCACGGGGAGGCTCAACGAGCTCGCGAGCTGTTCGACAAGGGCGACTACGCGGCGGCCGCCGATACCTGGCCGTACCTCTTCGCCAACGAACGCCGGGTGTGCCGGGCGATGGTCAAGGAGAACGGCAGGGCCCATCGGGCCTTCCGGGCGCTGGACCGCTCGATCCAGGAGTTGTTCCTGTGCGCGTACCAGTCCTACCTGTTCAACCAGATCGTGGCCAGGCGGCTCGGATCGCTCGACTGCCTGATGCTCGGCGATCTCGCCTGGCGTCATCCTCAAGGGGCGGTGTTCCGGATTGATGATGTCGGACGCGAGCAATCGCGCTGCGATGTGTTCGAGATCTCGCCCACCGGCCCGCTGTTCGGCCGGCGCATGAGCTCGCCCACAGGCACGCCCGGCGAGCAGGAAGCAGCACTCCTGGCGGAAACCGGACTTGCCCCCGAGGCCTGGCAGGAAGGCGAAGGCCGGAAGGTCACCGGTGGCCGTCGCCCCTTGCGTTTCCGACCGCACGAGGCGGCGGTCGAAGCCGGCCGGGACGAGGCCGGCGATTATCTGGAGCTTCGATTCAGACTCGAGTCCGGCTGTTACGCCACGGCCGTGTTGCGCGAGATCTGCAAGCATGATCCTGGAACATCAAGCGGCATGGAGGAGGAGAACGACTGATGTCTTCGACCTTCCCTGTCCTGCCGTCCACCGGCAAACGGCGGCCCTGCTCGCATGCTCCGCTGCTTTCCCTCTCATCAGCGAAACGCGGGAGGTCGTCGGGTAGACCTTGCGTGCGTCGCCGCCGCGGCCGGTGGGCATTTGTCGCTGCACTGCGGTCGTCTTTCGCCGCCGTCTTGATGGTCGCATCGGTTGCCGGCTGCCCGTCGCAGAACGAATCCGGCGCCGCGCGGCCGGCGATCGACGAAGCCAGGCTGCCGATCGAAAACGCCGGCGAGCCGGGGAGAT includes:
- a CDS encoding AtpZ/AtpI family protein, whose product is MENNDSGGQGHLKWTGLGFEFAGVVAVFVYFGYKADERWHCGPWGVLIGAAIGVTGGIYWLAKEGMRMMNDLSRPRLSSRGKPKKNDSPEQRS
- a CDS encoding cobalamin-dependent protein (Presence of a B(12) (cobalamin)-binding domain implies dependence on cobalamin itself, in one of its several forms, or in some unusual lineages, dependence on a cobalamin-like analog.), producing the protein MKSDRLLERFLSPLLAGRRQECRDVLAEALNSGLEPRGVYKKVIWPAMQHVDALYRQDRINQATEHMATRINRLVADQLQAYLSKEAPIGKRIVITCANGEPEELGAQMCADLFEADGWDVFFVGGGVPNDEIMSLTGQLRPDILLVFGTQPSGVPEVRRLIDLIREVGVNPTMNIMISGGVFERAEGLWKEVNADIYAETAVDALHLAVTAKPRVPEVRIPGAPKKRRRRRRPPLLAQAEA
- a CDS encoding DUF362 domain-containing protein; translation: MGREHGQSGGGAGVATWTRRDLLIRGGQAVLLAGAAGAAAYHLHDPRGDAELQPPQAITLKDYFAPVGFSPAAPRISAAYGKAELLGSIDHVRTMVQAAVGGLDAKGLARFISRGDVVLIKPNVGFDRGPLMGATTNPLVVQAVIQLCREAGAGRVLVADNPIENPPACFVKSGIQAAAQAAGATVLIHAGAYDAPVQVRAGTPDPEKHESLGTWPIFWRPLQQADKVIGISPIKDHNLCHASMSMKNWYGLLGGRRNQFHQAIHNIVSDLGFMMKPTLVVVDGTRVMMRNGPTGGRLDDVKVGGVAGNPAVVASVDQLGCDSWCVENLLGRQAGAIKYLELAWQKFGQDPTRLAAPHWHVYRDQGKIASVTV
- a CDS encoding 2-dehydropantoate 2-reductase — its product is MTGVVHASALQHAAAGLTILGMRIAVIGSGAVGCFYGARLARCGHDVRFLMRRDLAAVRQRGLSIRSPQGGFHLQAAAFGDSAEIGPVDLVLCALKATALDVAEGLILPCVGPATRILVMINGFNIEERFAGWFGRERIFGGLAFVCINRGEPGIVNHIDYGRVMFGHLLDDLPLAREVAGLFAEAGIETIVAPSLRQARWEKLMWNIPFSTVAVSAGGVTTREIMNDENLRRLTIRLIVETGTAGNADGCRIDVDGLTRKMIDDTGSMGPYRPSMLIDYQTKQPLEVEAILGEPVRRARELNVPVPTIETQYALVSFLDRLNRGEIRT
- the truD gene encoding tRNA pseudouridine(13) synthase TruD gives rise to the protein MTGDRQATEFLAATWTPWSMTARDMLDLNQLPYLTSDVPGIGGTLRTRREDFVVDEVPLYEPCGQGTHVYFRIRKIGIPTLKAVHEIARALGVPSREIGFAGMKDADAVTTQTLSIEHVDPGRIESLAVPRIQILGVARHGNKLKRGHLAGNRFTIKLRGVDGGRIGDLQKLLEVLGRRGVPNYFGPQRFGVRGDTWQIGLAMLRGDYPEVVACMLGRPGPHDHGEAQRARELFDKGDYAAAADTWPYLFANERRVCRAMVKENGRAHRAFRALDRSIQELFLCAYQSYLFNQIVARRLGSLDCLMLGDLAWRHPQGAVFRIDDVGREQSRCDVFEISPTGPLFGRRMSSPTGTPGEQEAALLAETGLAPEAWQEGEGRKVTGGRRPLRFRPHEAAVEAGRDEAGDYLELRFRLESGCYATAVLREICKHDPGTSSGMEEEND